A single genomic interval of Pomacea canaliculata isolate SZHN2017 linkage group LG5, ASM307304v1, whole genome shotgun sequence harbors:
- the LOC112564995 gene encoding uncharacterized protein LOC112564995, producing MAAAPQRHESYNNRFRRSSTLSSTGASVSENICSVSSGMDIFGQPPFGSLRLQLHPQGDGRLPRQTSCEQPQSPSTPQPLDACGAAPPKPLAPGKPRRLSRQASADTKRQAFAGARQGSGSTGGHCNAMSGESVDDVFFEMGGSGSGAHHYNLLHEPALFPGKRKPEPILSTSSTASILPNPYNRINHRIHSMIWCCGCLYFVFFCCLPAIHFMEHSDIEYNQGDHKRARTLGRMSTFLFFTGSLVMLCIFALVFFLAIFFTVYN from the coding sequence ATGGCCGCAGCACCACAAAGACACGAGTCGTACAACAACAGATTTCGTCGTTCTTCCACACTTTCGTCTACTGGAGCGTCGGTCTCCGAAAACATCTGCAGTGTGTCGTCAGGCATGGACATCTTCGGACAGCCGCCGTTCGGTTCACTAAGGCTGCAGCTGCACCCGCAAGGCGATGGCCGCCTTCCCCGACAAACCAGCTGCGAGCAGCCGCAGTCTCCCTCCACACCGCAACCTCTTGACGCGTGCGGTGCCGCGCCGCCCAAGCCTCTGGCTCCTGGCAAACCGCGGCGGCTGTCGCGCCAGGCGAGCGCGGACACCAAGCGGCAAGCTTTCGCGGGTGCACGGCAGGGTAGCGGCAGCACCGGCGGCCACTGCAACGCCATGTCCGGGGAGTCGGTCGACGACGTCTTCTTTGAAATGGGCGGAAGCGGAAGTGGCGCGCATCACTACAACTTACTCCACGAACCGGCGCTGTTTCCGGGCAAGCGGAAGCCCGAGCCCATCTTGTCAACTTCCTCCACGGCCAGCATCCTTCCCAACCCTTACAACCGCATCAACCACCGCATCCACAGCATGATCTGGTGCTGTGGCTGTCTCTACTTTGTCTTCTTCTGCTGCCTTCCCGCCATCCACTTCATGGAGCACTCGGACATCGAGTACAACCAGGGCGACCACAAGAGGGCGCGCACCCTTGGTCGGATGTCCACCTTTCTCTTCTTCACTGGCAGCCTCGTCATGTTGTGCATCTTCGCGCTCGTCTTCTTCCTGGCCATCTTCTTCACTGTCTACAACTAA